One genomic window of Indioceanicola profundi includes the following:
- a CDS encoding adenylate/guanylate cyclase domain-containing protein, producing MSPLAPLTDRLRGFTDWLMLGGAHAMELAELFEAACAELADAYPLDRVSLNLEVIHPELGGQGMEWRRGAELRRTHAPRGMEENPDYLYSPVRVVDETGQSFRAGIADGDMEMGILRRLWSEGFTDYLIVPLPFRDADRTAAISFATRQPGGFTSENVQELELVARALSPLVEARVMRIIATDLLSVYLGREPGLRVFDGQIRRGDYSSIFAAILFCDLRGFTAFTQANISRTVIARLNDWFGHACAAVEASGGEVLKFMGDGMMAIFPAQEMNPAEACGHALTAAATLEASVNAWNEVRPTDVPPLEYGLSLHLGYVAFGNIGGVRRLDFTVVGPAVNQAARMLDLAKQLERQVVVSQAFAGCSGRSFECLGSFDLRGLPKPEMVYAPQI from the coding sequence GTGAGCCCGCTTGCCCCACTGACCGACCGCCTGCGCGGCTTCACCGACTGGCTGATGCTGGGCGGTGCGCATGCCATGGAACTGGCCGAGCTGTTCGAGGCGGCCTGCGCGGAGCTGGCAGACGCCTATCCGCTGGATCGGGTCTCCTTGAATCTGGAGGTGATCCATCCCGAGTTGGGCGGGCAGGGTATGGAATGGCGGCGCGGGGCGGAGCTGCGCCGGACCCATGCGCCGCGCGGGATGGAGGAGAATCCGGACTATCTCTACAGCCCGGTCCGCGTGGTGGATGAAACCGGCCAGTCTTTCCGCGCCGGCATCGCCGATGGCGACATGGAGATGGGCATCCTGCGCCGGCTGTGGTCGGAAGGGTTCACCGATTACCTGATCGTGCCGCTGCCGTTCCGGGACGCCGACCGCACCGCCGCCATCAGTTTCGCCACAAGGCAGCCGGGCGGCTTCACGTCGGAGAATGTGCAGGAGCTGGAGCTGGTCGCCCGTGCGCTGAGCCCGCTGGTCGAGGCGCGCGTGATGCGGATCATCGCCACCGACCTGCTGTCGGTTTACCTGGGGCGGGAGCCGGGCCTGCGCGTTTTCGACGGGCAGATCCGACGCGGCGACTATTCCAGCATCTTCGCCGCCATCCTGTTCTGCGACCTTCGCGGATTTACGGCCTTCACCCAGGCCAACATCTCCAGGACGGTGATCGCGCGCCTGAACGACTGGTTCGGCCATGCCTGCGCGGCCGTGGAGGCGAGCGGGGGCGAGGTGCTGAAGTTCATGGGCGATGGCATGATGGCGATCTTCCCGGCGCAGGAGATGAACCCGGCTGAGGCCTGCGGCCACGCGCTGACCGCGGCGGCGACGCTGGAGGCATCGGTGAATGCCTGGAACGAGGTCCGCCCGACGGATGTGCCTCCGCTGGAATACGGGCTGTCGCTGCATCTGGGCTATGTCGCCTTCGGCAACATCGGCGGGGTGCGCCGACTGGACTTCACCGTGGTCGGGCCGGCGGTGAATCAGGCCGCCCGCATGCTCGATCTTGCCAAGCAGCTCGAGCGGCAAGTGGTTGTGAGCCAGGCCTTCGCCGGCTGCTCCGGCCGCAGCTTCGAATGCCTGGGCAGCTTCGATCTGCGCGGTCTGCCGAAGCCGGAGATGGTGTACGCGCCGCAGATATAG
- a CDS encoding acyl-CoA dehydrogenase — translation MSDSAALDAKAKSPKGGTFQWDDPLHLDAQLTEEERMVRDTARDYCQDRLMARVQEGFRNEIFHREIMSEMGELGLLGMTIDGYGCAGVNHVCYGLVAREVERVDSGYRSAMSVQSSLVMHPIHAYGTEEQRQKYLPKLATGEYVGCFGLTEPDAGSDPASMKTRARKVDGGWRISGSKTWITNSPISDVFVVWAKDDEGVIRGFVLEKGMEGLSAPKIEGKFSLRASITGMIMMDEVFVTEEHYLPNAKGLGGPFGCLNKARYGISWGAMGAAEACWHAARQYTLDRKMFGRPLAATQLMQKKLADMQTEIALGLQGSLRLGRMMDDGTWTPEMISMLKRNNCGKALDIARVARDMHGGNGISDEYQVIRHVLNLEAVNTYEGTHDVHALILGRAQTGLQAFG, via the coding sequence ATGTCCGACAGCGCGGCACTCGACGCGAAGGCCAAGTCCCCGAAGGGCGGCACGTTCCAGTGGGACGATCCGCTGCACCTGGATGCCCAGCTGACCGAGGAGGAGCGGATGGTGCGCGACACCGCCCGCGACTACTGCCAGGACAGGCTGATGGCGCGGGTGCAGGAAGGCTTCCGGAACGAGATTTTCCACCGCGAGATCATGTCCGAGATGGGCGAGCTGGGCCTGCTGGGCATGACCATCGATGGCTACGGCTGCGCCGGCGTGAACCATGTCTGCTACGGGCTGGTCGCGCGCGAGGTGGAGCGAGTGGATTCCGGCTACCGTTCGGCCATGTCCGTGCAGTCCTCGCTCGTCATGCACCCGATCCATGCCTATGGCACGGAGGAGCAGCGGCAGAAGTACCTGCCGAAGCTGGCCACCGGCGAATATGTGGGCTGCTTCGGCCTGACCGAGCCGGATGCCGGTTCCGACCCGGCCAGCATGAAGACCCGCGCGCGCAAGGTGGATGGCGGCTGGCGCATCAGCGGCTCCAAGACCTGGATCACCAACTCCCCCATCTCCGACGTGTTCGTCGTCTGGGCCAAGGACGATGAGGGCGTCATCCGCGGCTTCGTGCTGGAGAAGGGGATGGAGGGGCTGTCCGCCCCGAAGATCGAGGGCAAGTTCAGCCTGCGCGCCTCCATCACCGGCATGATCATGATGGACGAGGTGTTCGTCACCGAGGAGCACTACCTGCCCAATGCCAAGGGTCTGGGCGGGCCGTTCGGCTGCCTGAACAAGGCGCGCTACGGCATCTCCTGGGGGGCGATGGGCGCTGCGGAAGCCTGCTGGCATGCGGCGCGCCAGTACACGCTGGACCGCAAGATGTTCGGCCGCCCGCTGGCCGCCACCCAGCTCATGCAGAAGAAGCTGGCCGACATGCAGACGGAGATCGCGCTGGGGCTGCAGGGCTCCCTGCGTCTCGGCCGCATGATGGACGACGGCACATGGACGCCGGAGATGATCAGCATGCTGAAGCGGAACAACTGCGGCAAGGCGCTGGATATCGCCCGCGTCGCCCGCGACATGCATGGCGGCAACGGCATCAGTGACGAGTACCAGGTGATCCGCCATGTCCTGAACCTGGAGGCGGTGAACACCTATGAGGGCACGCACGACGTGCACGCCCTGATCCTGGGCCGGGCGCAGACCGGCCTGCAGGCCTTCGGCTGA
- a CDS encoding EF-hand domain-containing protein, with protein sequence MIRILTAGLLLSTLAAGSALAQPAGGDQEHHGEHGRHHGAAMMEKLDTNKDGSIDAAEFEAAAATRFSEIDANGDGSVTKEEATAHAVKAATERATERAGKMFERLDADKDGTVTQAEFTQARGRMFEHMDRNDDGTLSRDDRPKRKHHGDHRHEGGKPERDNR encoded by the coding sequence ATGATCCGCATTCTGACCGCCGGCCTGCTGCTGAGCACCCTCGCCGCCGGCTCCGCCCTGGCCCAGCCCGCCGGTGGCGACCAGGAGCATCATGGAGAGCATGGCCGCCACCACGGCGCCGCGATGATGGAGAAGCTGGACACGAACAAGGACGGAAGCATCGACGCCGCCGAGTTCGAGGCCGCCGCTGCAACGCGCTTCTCCGAGATCGACGCCAATGGCGATGGCAGCGTTACAAAGGAGGAGGCGACGGCCCACGCCGTGAAGGCCGCCACCGAGCGCGCCACGGAGCGGGCGGGCAAGATGTTCGAGCGGCTGGACGCCGACAAGGACGGCACGGTCACCCAGGCCGAGTTCACCCAGGCCCGCGGCCGCATGTTCGAGCACATGGACCGCAACGACGACGGCACGCTGTCCCGTGACGACCGTCCGAAGCGCAAGCACCATGGCGACCACAGGCACGAGGGCGGCAAGCCCGAACGCGACAATCGCTGA
- a CDS encoding RNA polymerase sigma factor, with amino-acid sequence MPDHSADTDEQSDEALVARVAAGDRRAYAALVDRHLDRTVAVARRVLGNTAEAEDVAQEAFLRLWRNADRFRPEAAKFSTWFYRITMNLCLDLRRRPAHENLEAAGDPADPADDPARAAERNETAAAVNRALADLPERQRAAVSLTYSAGMSNAEAAAAMQVSVKALETLLVRARRALRTGLAEWGRMPPRGDGGEG; translated from the coding sequence TTGCCCGACCACAGCGCCGATACGGATGAGCAGAGCGACGAGGCGCTGGTGGCACGCGTGGCCGCCGGCGACCGCAGGGCCTATGCCGCACTGGTGGACCGCCACCTCGACCGTACCGTCGCGGTTGCCCGCCGCGTCCTCGGGAACACGGCGGAAGCGGAGGATGTGGCGCAGGAGGCCTTTCTCCGGCTCTGGCGCAACGCCGACCGGTTCCGGCCGGAGGCGGCGAAATTCTCCACCTGGTTCTATCGGATCACGATGAATCTCTGCCTGGACCTGCGCCGCCGTCCGGCACATGAGAATCTTGAGGCGGCGGGCGATCCCGCCGATCCCGCCGACGATCCCGCCCGGGCCGCCGAGAGGAACGAGACCGCCGCGGCCGTGAACCGGGCCCTGGCCGATCTTCCGGAACGGCAGCGCGCCGCGGTGAGCCTGACCTACAGCGCAGGCATGAGCAATGCGGAGGCCGCCGCCGCCATGCAGGTCAGCGTGAAGGCATTGGAAACATTGTTGGTTCGGGCGCGGCGTGCGCTGCGCACCGGATTGGCCGAATGGGGGCGCATGCCGCCCAGGGGCGATGGAGGCGAAGGATGA
- a CDS encoding periplasmic heavy metal sensor, translated as MRRTTLILSLALAVSVAVNMLLGGLIAGHHWGDPPRHRSGDFLFDRAFSAVPEELRGPIRERLRPEGSDLRMDMREMRDARRAVDTALRARPFDPAAADAALAALRAKVGETQSSLHATVVGVMAEAQANGTLPPPPEPKRRDPRERERNP; from the coding sequence GTGAGGCGGACCACCCTAATCCTGTCCTTGGCGCTGGCCGTGTCGGTGGCCGTCAACATGCTGCTCGGCGGCCTGATCGCGGGTCATCACTGGGGCGACCCGCCCCGCCATCGTTCCGGCGATTTTCTCTTCGACCGGGCGTTCAGCGCCGTACCGGAGGAATTAAGAGGCCCGATCCGCGAGCGGCTCCGGCCCGAGGGATCTGACCTGCGCATGGATATGCGGGAAATGCGCGATGCGCGGCGGGCGGTGGATACGGCCCTGCGGGCCCGTCCCTTCGATCCCGCGGCGGCTGATGCGGCCCTGGCGGCCCTGCGCGCCAAGGTCGGGGAGACGCAAAGCTCCCTGCATGCCACGGTCGTCGGCGTCATGGCCGAGGCCCAGGCCAACGGCACCCTCCCGCCCCCGCCGGAGCCGAAGCGACGGGACCCGCGGGAGCGGGAGCGTAACCCTTGA
- a CDS encoding YciE/YciF ferroxidase family protein encodes MASKTMKDLLIMELRDIYDAEKQGLRGMNKVARKVTNEKLKEALSNHKEETEQQVERLKQVFELLDQRPRGKHCDAMEGLVSEAQEILEEGLEPEVLDAAIIAAIQKIEHYEIASYGTVHAYAEAIGNQEVAKLLEQTLNEEKKTDELLNKIAVGEVNKKAMQAAA; translated from the coding sequence ATGGCGTCGAAGACGATGAAGGACCTGCTGATCATGGAGCTCCGCGACATCTATGACGCGGAGAAGCAGGGCCTGCGGGGCATGAACAAGGTTGCCCGCAAGGTCACGAACGAGAAGCTGAAGGAAGCGCTGAGCAACCATAAGGAGGAGACCGAGCAGCAGGTCGAGCGGCTGAAGCAGGTGTTCGAGCTGCTGGACCAGCGTCCGCGCGGCAAGCACTGCGACGCCATGGAAGGCCTGGTCTCGGAAGCCCAGGAAATCCTGGAGGAGGGGCTGGAGCCCGAAGTCCTGGACGCGGCCATCATCGCGGCCATCCAGAAGATCGAGCATTATGAGATCGCCTCCTACGGCACCGTCCATGCCTATGCCGAGGCCATCGGCAACCAGGAAGTGGCGAAGCTGCTGGAGCAGACGCTGAACGAAGAGAAGAAGACGGACGAGCTTCTGAACAAGATCGCCGTCGGCGAGGTCAACAAGAAGGCCATGCAGGCCGCCGCCTGA
- a CDS encoding beta/alpha barrel domain-containing protein, with translation MIRPRIAAQIEPRAMTQDHNAASSAQATGTPASTLVPPPEAVQRWTDVYFKRTRQIVERFGDVPVTYAIFMRRPVVFAPRLALDWLRGICAARGFEPVIEQNYAEGKWVGAGEPMLWITGPFSGMAELETIFLMKLGPACVAAYNAYSMAAELPNVAFIAMDARHCAGTEMAEIMAYASSVGSARARRKVGAKGFIGNATDATAHMFGMQVGMGTMPHALIGYAGSTVRAAEMYRETFPDEPMTVLVDYFGQEVSDALEVCRRFPELAASGQLSVRLDTPGGRFVEGLDPPQSYAVLDRRAPESIRGYRNETELRYLIGAGVSAAAVHWVREKLDDAGFDKVRIVGSSGFSPEKCRIMADANAPLDVVGTGSYLPEKWGETYATADIVAYDGVPRVKVGREFLLKR, from the coding sequence ATGATCCGCCCCCGGATCGCCGCACAGATCGAGCCACGCGCCATGACCCAGGACCACAACGCCGCTTCTTCCGCCCAGGCCACCGGCACGCCGGCCTCCACGCTGGTGCCTCCGCCCGAAGCGGTGCAGCGCTGGACCGACGTTTATTTCAAGCGCACCCGCCAGATCGTGGAGCGGTTCGGGGACGTGCCGGTCACCTATGCGATCTTCATGCGCCGGCCGGTGGTCTTCGCCCCCCGGCTGGCGCTGGATTGGCTGCGCGGCATCTGTGCGGCCCGCGGGTTCGAGCCGGTGATCGAGCAGAACTATGCGGAGGGCAAGTGGGTGGGCGCCGGCGAGCCGATGCTGTGGATCACCGGCCCCTTCTCCGGCATGGCGGAGCTGGAAACCATTTTCCTGATGAAGCTCGGCCCCGCCTGCGTGGCGGCCTACAACGCCTATTCCATGGCGGCCGAGCTTCCGAACGTCGCCTTCATCGCCATGGACGCCCGCCACTGCGCCGGGACGGAGATGGCGGAGATCATGGCCTACGCCTCTTCGGTCGGCTCTGCGCGGGCGAGGCGCAAGGTCGGGGCCAAGGGCTTCATCGGCAACGCCACCGACGCCACCGCCCACATGTTCGGCATGCAGGTCGGCATGGGCACCATGCCCCACGCCCTGATCGGCTATGCCGGCAGCACCGTGCGCGCGGCGGAGATGTACCGGGAGACCTTCCCGGACGAGCCCATGACCGTGCTGGTCGATTATTTCGGCCAGGAGGTGTCGGACGCGCTGGAGGTCTGCCGCCGCTTCCCCGAACTGGCCGCCTCCGGCCAGCTCTCGGTGCGTCTCGACACGCCGGGCGGCCGCTTCGTGGAAGGGCTGGACCCGCCGCAGAGCTATGCCGTGCTGGACCGCCGCGCCCCGGAAAGCATCCGCGGCTACCGGAACGAGACGGAGCTGCGCTACCTGATCGGCGCCGGCGTCTCCGCCGCCGCCGTCCACTGGGTGCGCGAGAAGCTGGACGATGCCGGATTCGACAAGGTGAGGATCGTCGGCTCCTCCGGCTTCAGCCCGGAGAAGTGCCGCATCATGGCGGATGCCAATGCCCCGCTGGACGTGGTCGGCACCGGCTCCTACCTGCCTGAGAAGTGGGGCGAAACCTACGCGACCGCCGACATCGTCGCCTATGACGGCGTGCCCAGGGTCAAGGTCGGCCGCGAGTTCCTGCTGAAGCGCTAG
- the mutL gene encoding DNA mismatch repair endonuclease MutL, with translation MDIRRLPDTLVNQIAAGEVVERPAAAVKELVENALDAGATRIDVTLRDGGKALIAVADDGCGMEPEALAVAVERHATSKLPDDDLTHIRTLGFRGEALPSIGAVSRLTITSRPKGQDSAFAISVEGGAKMAPAPAAGGFGTRVEVRDLFYATPARLKFLKRSRTESDHAVDIVHRLAMAHPDVAFTLTDDGRTPVRLTAGTGDLLGVRLSRLGAVLGREFEENALPLEAERQGVRLTGHIGVPTFNRPTSASQYLFVNGRPVRDKLLVGAVRGAYVDFLARDRHPVLALFLEIDPVEVDVNVHPAKTEVRFRDQGLVRGLIVGSLKHALAQAGHRASTTVAMGALGSFQPHAVPQSSFQWQPRQNSGGGLSGGGLPGGYGGQGGYGGGTVSREMAEIAMAFQAPLGPRREEPPAPIAAFEPSARAEMPAAGASEAPSQQFPLGAARAQVHGTYIVAQTETGIVIVDQHAAHERLVYERIKCDLVEGGVKRQGLLIPEVVELDPADAERLVERAGELAELGLALEPFGNGCVVVREVPALLGGRANVKALVQDLADELAELGDTHALKERLDAVCSSMACHGSVRAGRPMNVEEMNALLRQMEATPHSGQCNHGRPTYVELKLADIERLFGRR, from the coding sequence TGGAGAATGCGCTCGACGCCGGGGCGACGCGCATCGACGTGACCCTGCGCGACGGCGGCAAGGCGCTGATTGCCGTGGCGGACGATGGCTGCGGCATGGAGCCGGAGGCGCTGGCCGTGGCGGTGGAGCGGCATGCCACCAGCAAGCTTCCGGACGACGACCTCACCCATATCCGCACCCTGGGCTTCCGGGGGGAGGCGCTGCCCAGCATCGGGGCGGTGAGCCGGCTGACCATCACTTCCCGCCCCAAGGGGCAGGACAGCGCCTTCGCCATCAGCGTGGAGGGCGGGGCGAAGATGGCGCCGGCGCCGGCGGCGGGCGGGTTCGGCACGCGGGTGGAGGTGCGGGACCTGTTCTACGCCACGCCGGCGCGGCTGAAATTCCTGAAGCGCAGCCGGACGGAAAGCGACCATGCGGTGGATATCGTCCACCGCCTTGCCATGGCGCATCCGGACGTGGCCTTCACCCTGACCGACGACGGGCGGACGCCGGTGCGGCTCACCGCCGGAACCGGGGACCTACTGGGCGTGCGGCTGTCCCGGCTGGGGGCCGTGCTGGGGCGCGAGTTCGAGGAGAACGCGCTGCCGTTGGAGGCGGAGCGGCAGGGCGTGCGGCTGACCGGCCATATCGGCGTGCCCACCTTCAACAGGCCGACCTCCGCCAGCCAGTATCTGTTCGTGAACGGGCGGCCGGTGAGGGACAAGCTGCTGGTGGGGGCGGTGCGGGGAGCCTATGTCGATTTCCTGGCACGCGACCGGCATCCGGTGCTGGCCCTGTTCCTGGAGATCGATCCGGTCGAGGTGGATGTGAACGTGCATCCCGCCAAGACGGAGGTGCGGTTCCGCGACCAGGGGCTGGTGCGCGGGCTGATCGTGGGATCGCTGAAGCACGCCCTGGCACAGGCCGGCCACAGGGCCAGCACCACCGTCGCCATGGGGGCGCTGGGCAGCTTCCAGCCCCATGCCGTTCCGCAATCCAGCTTCCAATGGCAGCCGCGGCAGAATTCCGGCGGCGGGCTATCTGGTGGTGGATTGCCCGGCGGCTACGGCGGGCAGGGCGGCTATGGCGGCGGCACAGTGAGCCGGGAGATGGCGGAGATCGCCATGGCCTTCCAGGCGCCGCTGGGCCCCCGCCGGGAGGAGCCGCCGGCCCCCATCGCCGCCTTCGAGCCCTCCGCCCGCGCGGAGATGCCGGCGGCAGGGGCGTCGGAGGCTCCGTCCCAGCAGTTCCCGCTGGGGGCGGCGCGGGCGCAGGTGCATGGCACCTACATCGTCGCCCAGACGGAGACCGGGATCGTCATCGTGGACCAGCACGCCGCCCATGAGCGGCTGGTCTATGAGCGGATCAAGTGCGACCTGGTCGAGGGCGGGGTGAAGCGCCAGGGGCTGCTGATCCCCGAGGTGGTGGAGCTGGACCCGGCGGATGCCGAGCGGCTGGTGGAGCGGGCCGGGGAGCTGGCCGAGCTGGGGCTGGCGCTGGAGCCGTTCGGCAATGGCTGCGTCGTGGTACGGGAGGTGCCGGCCCTGCTGGGCGGGCGCGCCAACGTCAAGGCGCTGGTCCAGGATCTGGCGGACGAGCTGGCGGAGCTGGGCGATACCCACGCGCTGAAGGAGCGGCTGGACGCCGTCTGCTCCTCCATGGCCTGCCACGGCTCCGTCCGGGCCGGGCGGCCGATGAATGTGGAGGAGATGAACGCGCTGCTCCGCCAGATGGAGGCGACGCCGCACAGCGGCCAGTGCAACCACGGCCGGCCCACCTATGTGGAGCTGAAGCTGGCGGATATCGAGCGGCTGTTCGGGCGGCGGTAG